A part of Candidatus Bathyarchaeia archaeon genomic DNA contains:
- a CDS encoding ABC transporter permease, with protein MSVIKYVVRRALYLIPVFFGITLLVFTIERLAGDPVQLYTALNPHIDEAQRQALRHFLGLDKPIYQQYLQWLTQIFTGNLGYSYTSGVVSTLIAQELWATLELQLLGLVLSLAIAIPVGVLSARKRYSFLDVSITSSSLVGTSIPIFFLGVAFILIFGYNLHLFPSGGFESTTPDKYPYGSLLLDHLWHLTLPTAVYTFALLAPIVLLVRSSMLEVLRQDYILAGRASGLSERTVIYKHGLRNALIPIVTYVGLYFGGLIAGAPVTETVFNWPGVGRQFVTSTTQLDFPVIQAIVVIITIMTLIANLITDIAYAYIDPRIRLE; from the coding sequence TTGTCCGTAATCAAATATGTCGTAAGACGAGCATTATATCTGATTCCGGTATTCTTTGGAATAACTCTTCTCGTTTTCACCATTGAGAGATTGGCCGGGGATCCAGTCCAACTGTACACTGCCCTCAACCCTCACATTGATGAGGCGCAGAGGCAGGCACTTCGACACTTCCTTGGCCTCGACAAGCCGATATACCAACAGTATCTTCAATGGCTAACCCAGATTTTCACAGGTAACCTGGGATACTCCTACACCAGCGGTGTTGTTTCCACCCTTATCGCCCAGGAACTGTGGGCGACCCTCGAGTTACAGCTCCTAGGACTCGTTCTATCACTGGCGATAGCCATTCCAGTCGGTGTGCTTTCGGCGAGGAAAAGATATTCTTTCCTGGACGTATCTATTACCAGCTCCTCCCTGGTAGGGACCTCGATACCGATATTCTTCCTTGGCGTTGCTTTCATCCTGATTTTCGGCTATAACCTGCACTTGTTTCCGTCCGGAGGATTCGAGTCAACAACTCCAGACAAGTACCCGTACGGAAGCCTGCTCCTGGACCACCTTTGGCATCTCACTCTTCCTACCGCCGTGTATACATTCGCTCTACTTGCCCCAATAGTTCTACTAGTAAGATCGAGCATGCTCGAAGTGCTGAGACAAGACTACATCTTAGCTGGGCGCGCTAGTGGACTAAGCGAGCGGACTGTTATCTACAAACACGGGCTGAGAAACGCTCTCATCCCGATCGTAACTTACGTCGGGCTGTATTTTGGAGGTCTCATAGCTGGTGCACCGGTTACGGAGACCGTCTTCAACTGGCCTGGAGTTGGGAGACAATTTGTCACGTCAACAACTCAACTCGACTTTCCTGTGATTCAGGCAATAGTAGTGATAATCACGATCATGACGCTAATCGCCAATCTCATTACCGACATTGCATACGCATACATTGATCCAAGAATCCGGCTCGAGTGA
- a CDS encoding ABC transporter permease: MTEQSMMPTSTGERAQRSRGVSQWALAWRRLKTNRVAIVGLGIVGIFAVMAAFDRLVALYPPQCLVGLSPSCPSPAYASNAPPSAAHPFGTDLAGYDVYSEIVYGTRAAFVIGLGASGLVMLIAISIGLVAGYFGGWIDNVLMRFTEVFLVIPFFLLLLVFLQVTIKLAPTATGGIWLVVFIIGAFSWPGAARIIRSEVLRVREFEYISASRQIGASSFRILLRHLFPNVLHIVIVLGTLQIAGSILTEAAVSFLGFGAPNSNTWGQQMYTSAGFIEQAWWGTLFPAIFVTLMVMGFNLLGNGLRDALDPRLRE; the protein is encoded by the coding sequence ATGACAGAACAGTCCATGATGCCCACTTCCACAGGGGAAAGGGCCCAGCGGAGTCGGGGAGTGAGCCAATGGGCTCTCGCGTGGCGACGGCTCAAAACCAACAGAGTTGCCATTGTGGGGCTCGGAATCGTAGGCATATTCGCCGTTATGGCGGCATTTGACAGACTCGTTGCGCTGTATCCTCCTCAGTGTCTCGTTGGCCTGAGCCCAAGTTGCCCATCACCCGCATACGCTTCCAATGCTCCTCCCAGTGCCGCTCATCCTTTTGGCACCGATCTTGCAGGGTATGATGTATACAGCGAGATCGTTTATGGTACGCGGGCGGCTTTCGTTATCGGACTCGGCGCAAGCGGTCTTGTTATGTTGATCGCGATTTCAATCGGGCTAGTCGCCGGCTACTTTGGAGGATGGATCGATAATGTTCTGATGAGATTTACCGAAGTCTTCCTCGTCATCCCTTTTTTCCTGCTGTTGCTTGTCTTCCTCCAGGTAACGATCAAGCTGGCACCGACGGCCACTGGTGGAATTTGGCTGGTCGTGTTCATTATCGGAGCATTCTCGTGGCCTGGAGCCGCTAGGATAATACGCTCTGAAGTGTTGCGGGTGCGGGAGTTTGAGTACATCTCAGCTTCACGCCAGATAGGGGCCTCATCGTTCCGAATACTCCTTCGCCACCTCTTTCCAAACGTTCTTCACATCGTGATCGTGCTCGGGACTCTACAAATTGCAGGTTCTATCCTAACGGAGGCCGCGGTGAGTTTCCTCGGATTTGGTGCTCCCAATTCCAACACGTGGGGCCAACAAATGTACACCTCAGCAGGTTTCATAGAACAGGCATGGTGGGGAACCTTGTTCCCAGCAATATTCGTCACACTCATGGTAATGGGATTCAACCTCCTCGGCAATGGTCTGAGGGATGCCCTAGATCCTAGGCTTAGGGAATAG
- a CDS encoding ABC transporter ATP-binding protein: MTDCILRVENLRTYFFTYAGIVKAVDDISLDVSKGETLGVVGESGSGKTVTAQSILRIVPSPGKIVDGTIEFEGKNLLKLGEKQMQKIRGKEIAYVPQDPTTTLDPVYRVGEQLSEVIMRHHIISKRDALAKATDLLRNVEISDPEIRINQYPHELSGGTKQRVAIARALAGDPALILADEPTTALDVTIQAQILDLLKELKNRLKVAMVLITHDMGIVADVCDRVTVLYAGQVCESGTVEQVFEKPKHPYTQALLTSVPNLALRKEKLSVIPGNVPNLIEPPSGCRFNPRCAYAQQICIDKVPELESIGEGRLAHCHRWKELDLKSPVAS, encoded by the coding sequence TTGACCGACTGTATCTTACGCGTTGAGAACCTGAGGACGTATTTTTTCACCTACGCCGGGATTGTCAAAGCAGTGGACGACATAAGCCTCGACGTTAGCAAGGGAGAGACCTTGGGCGTTGTTGGTGAATCTGGTTCCGGAAAGACAGTTACCGCCCAATCGATCTTGAGAATTGTTCCATCGCCGGGAAAGATCGTGGATGGGACGATAGAGTTCGAGGGAAAGAACCTCCTAAAGTTGGGGGAAAAACAGATGCAGAAAATCCGCGGAAAGGAAATAGCGTATGTCCCTCAAGATCCCACTACAACTCTCGACCCCGTTTACAGGGTAGGGGAACAGTTGTCTGAGGTAATAATGCGGCATCATATTATTTCCAAGAGAGATGCTCTCGCTAAGGCCACCGACCTGCTCCGTAACGTCGAGATCTCGGACCCGGAAATCAGGATCAATCAGTATCCTCACGAGTTGAGTGGTGGAACTAAGCAGCGAGTAGCAATTGCAAGGGCCCTTGCCGGTGACCCTGCACTAATCCTAGCAGATGAGCCTACGACCGCGCTTGATGTAACGATCCAGGCCCAAATCCTCGACCTTCTCAAGGAACTGAAGAACCGGCTCAAAGTGGCAATGGTTCTGATCACACACGACATGGGAATAGTCGCAGATGTATGTGACAGAGTGACCGTTCTATACGCAGGACAAGTGTGCGAGTCAGGAACCGTCGAACAAGTGTTCGAGAAGCCAAAGCATCCCTACACCCAAGCGTTACTGACATCTGTTCCAAACCTTGCCTTAAGAAAGGAAAAACTGTCCGTTATTCCAGGAAACGTTCCCAACCTGATCGAGCCTCCATCAGGATGTAGGTTCAACCCTCGCTGCGCATATGCCCAGCAAATTTGCATCGACAAAGTTCCAGAGCTAGAATCGATAGGGGAAGGAAGACTGGCTCACTGTCATAGATGGAAAGAGCTTGATCTGAAATCCCCGGTTGCGAGCTGA
- a CDS encoding ABC transporter ATP-binding protein: MAETVLEVSELTKHFPVYERGVILRRKLGDVHAVDQVSFGIKKNETFGLVGESGCGKTTIAKCILYLEPPTSGNIFFNGKNITDIFKKGRKVQVLALRRQMQYIFQNPYSSLDPRMTVADIIMEPLEVHKHIPRSHWQDRMYELLRMVGLEDYHAERYPHEFSGGQRQRVCIARALAVDPQFIAADEPVASLDVSVRAQILNLLQELQQSLGITYLYISHDLSTVRHICHRVAVMYLGKIVEIAETDELFENPLHPYTVALLSAIPIPDPKKKTHRIILPGEVPSPVNPPPACRFHPRCPRRIDICSKVEPPLLEVQPGHWLACHNPWPSRRLAS, from the coding sequence ATGGCCGAAACGGTACTCGAAGTTAGCGAGCTAACGAAACATTTCCCGGTTTACGAGAGAGGAGTAATACTAAGACGGAAACTTGGAGATGTTCACGCAGTCGACCAAGTCTCCTTCGGCATCAAGAAGAATGAGACCTTTGGGCTAGTCGGAGAAAGCGGTTGCGGTAAGACCACGATTGCAAAATGCATTCTATACCTAGAGCCTCCTACATCAGGGAATATTTTCTTCAACGGAAAAAATATCACAGACATTTTCAAGAAAGGAAGGAAAGTCCAGGTTCTCGCTCTTAGACGTCAGATGCAGTACATCTTCCAGAACCCGTACTCGTCTCTCGACCCCAGAATGACCGTAGCGGATATCATCATGGAACCGTTAGAGGTGCACAAGCATATTCCACGCAGCCATTGGCAGGACAGAATGTACGAGCTTCTGAGAATGGTAGGCTTGGAAGATTACCATGCGGAGAGATATCCGCATGAGTTCAGTGGGGGTCAGAGACAGAGAGTCTGCATAGCGCGAGCTCTGGCAGTCGACCCGCAGTTCATTGCAGCGGATGAACCTGTCGCGTCCCTCGACGTCTCGGTCCGTGCGCAGATTCTGAACCTGCTTCAAGAACTTCAGCAAAGCCTCGGGATAACATATCTCTACATTTCACACGATCTAAGTACTGTACGACACATCTGTCATCGAGTGGCGGTCATGTATCTCGGAAAGATAGTGGAGATAGCCGAGACAGACGAACTATTCGAGAACCCCCTACATCCATATACCGTAGCGCTGCTATCGGCGATTCCGATACCAGACCCAAAGAAGAAGACTCACAGAATTATTCTGCCTGGGGAGGTGCCAAGCCCTGTTAATCCGCCTCCCGCATGCCGGTTTCATCCTCGCTGCCCAAGACGCATCGATATTTGCTCGAAGGTAGAGCCACCACTGTTGGAGGTTCAACCGGGACACTGGCTCGCATGCCACAACCCATGGCCTTCCCGAAGGCTCGCTTCGTAG